One Sphingomonas sp. SUN039 genomic window carries:
- a CDS encoding FAD-dependent monooxygenase, which translates to MPHETKAELKVLIVGAGPVGLSLAIELGSRGIPVVVIEREVRGGAAPRAKTTNVRTRSLLRRWGLADRLAQASPFGIDFPNDMRFVTSLVGYPLATFEDAFNAAPTRNTAYPEHAQWIPQYTLERILREHAQTLPSVELCMGQTFKGAEQGADDVIVTIEDEAGTPYALRAEYLVGADGSRSVVRDAIGAKMVGRYALSRHYNIIFRAPGMADAHRQPPAVVYWQLGPRGFSAIGPMDVDDVWFFALGSVEEGVQLSDDQAAALIRDHTGIDLPYKILSKDYWAGSELMADRYRDRRIFLAGDACHLHPPFGGYGMNMGVGDAVDLGWKLAANIEGWGGETLLASYEAERRPVHRTVIDEALANYQIALQPNMFAAIEDNSDTGASIRQKVGAGIQASKGREFHTLGTVLGLCYEYSPVIVREAGPAPAHDNSNYVPSAYPGCLAPHAWLDDGRSLYDLFGSGLTLLASEDVPKVEIATAVTDAQNAGVPLEVVQPKGVPVTALYQSKMALIRPDQTVAWRGDVWINVFDRVLGRELDAVL; encoded by the coding sequence TTGCCGCACGAAACTAAAGCTGAGTTAAAGGTCCTCATCGTGGGCGCCGGGCCTGTCGGTCTGTCGCTTGCTATCGAGTTGGGCAGCAGGGGCATTCCTGTTGTCGTTATCGAACGAGAGGTGCGTGGCGGGGCTGCGCCACGCGCAAAGACGACGAATGTGCGCACGCGATCGCTACTTCGTCGCTGGGGGCTTGCCGATCGGCTTGCTCAAGCCTCTCCCTTCGGCATCGACTTCCCCAACGACATGCGCTTCGTGACCAGCCTTGTTGGGTATCCGCTGGCCACTTTCGAGGACGCTTTCAACGCTGCGCCGACGCGCAACACCGCATATCCCGAGCACGCCCAGTGGATCCCGCAATATACGCTGGAACGCATACTGAGAGAGCATGCGCAGACCCTGCCGAGTGTCGAGTTGTGCATGGGTCAAACCTTCAAAGGTGCCGAACAAGGGGCTGACGATGTCATCGTCACAATCGAGGACGAAGCAGGAACTCCTTACGCGCTGCGCGCCGAGTATCTCGTGGGTGCGGACGGGAGTCGCAGCGTCGTCCGTGACGCCATCGGCGCAAAGATGGTCGGGCGATACGCTCTTTCACGACACTATAACATCATCTTTCGTGCGCCGGGAATGGCCGATGCGCATCGGCAGCCGCCAGCTGTGGTTTACTGGCAGCTTGGACCTCGCGGATTCAGTGCGATCGGGCCGATGGATGTCGACGACGTGTGGTTCTTCGCGCTCGGCTCGGTTGAAGAGGGGGTGCAACTCAGCGACGACCAGGCAGCGGCATTGATCCGCGACCACACGGGCATCGACCTGCCTTATAAGATCCTCAGCAAGGATTATTGGGCGGGGAGCGAGCTGATGGCTGATCGTTACCGTGATCGCCGGATTTTCCTGGCGGGCGACGCCTGTCACCTCCATCCCCCGTTCGGCGGCTATGGCATGAACATGGGCGTCGGCGACGCGGTAGACCTTGGCTGGAAGCTCGCCGCTAACATCGAAGGATGGGGCGGCGAGACTCTGCTGGCCAGTTATGAAGCAGAGCGGCGACCGGTGCACCGAACGGTGATCGACGAGGCGCTGGCCAATTATCAGATCGCGCTCCAACCGAACATGTTTGCCGCTATCGAGGACAATAGCGACACCGGCGCCTCGATCCGTCAGAAAGTCGGTGCCGGAATTCAGGCATCGAAAGGCCGCGAATTCCATACGCTTGGGACCGTACTCGGCCTTTGCTACGAATATTCGCCCGTGATCGTGCGTGAAGCCGGACCGGCGCCCGCGCATGATAATTCCAACTACGTGCCGAGCGCCTATCCAGGGTGCCTCGCGCCGCACGCCTGGCTTGACGACGGGCGCTCGCTCTACGATCTCTTCGGTTCGGGACTCACGCTGCTTGCCTCCGAGGATGTGCCCAAGGTAGAAATCGCCACCGCCGTTACTGATGCCCAAAACGCGGGCGTGCCGCTGGAAGTCGTCCAACCCAAGGGTGTTCCGGTCACGGCCCTCTATCAGTCCAAGATGGCGCTGATCAGGCCGGACCAGACCGTCGCATGGCGCGGTGATGTCTGGATCAACGTCTTCGACCGTGTGCTCGGACGGGAGCTTGACGCGGTCCTGTGA
- a CDS encoding amidohydrolase family protein: MFRSRKTRVLLLVGVICLIAIMTALVWPSTPQRPVTKMLIAGRLRIDGVIVVDPRDGTLHPEMTVEMTAGRITRVAKADTLSIDPKVQRIDGRGKFIVPGFNDMHHHSVDADDPSGDLALMLAEGVTGFRQMSGSDSLLQERRENRLPLTRLAPQLLAMPGAVLTPFNAGSPEAARAEVNKQKAEGADFIKIGLVPPDVFWAALAEAKKVGLPAVGHLQVGVDPVRASREGFRSIEHLGPGAPIWIACSKNREALFAEAAAHPAIKAPPFHIPFLEAIVAWRFRTIGVNPAAFASPDDIARLQRALDSYDASRCRALAEQFRRNNSWQVPTLVRLRTQQLADDPAYQVDPSLRYMPQENIDRWRGVLERFKGLPAPMLATLRSAYARNLALTKLFSDAGVPMMAGTDFGGLASPGMTLQLEFVELARAGISPLKVLQMTTTNPAIFLGRTKSMGLVADGYDADLVLLDANPLDSVGNLRSIAGVVRAGYYYSAADLNILRDRIARRRGTLK, translated from the coding sequence GTGTTCAGATCCCGCAAGACGCGTGTCCTGCTGCTGGTTGGCGTGATCTGCCTGATCGCGATCATGACCGCGCTTGTCTGGCCATCCACGCCCCAGCGCCCGGTCACGAAAATGCTCATCGCCGGACGTCTTCGCATTGACGGCGTGATAGTCGTTGACCCTCGTGATGGCACTCTTCATCCCGAGATGACGGTCGAAATGACGGCAGGCCGGATCACGCGTGTGGCGAAAGCAGACACGCTTTCAATCGATCCGAAGGTTCAGCGCATTGACGGTCGCGGGAAGTTTATCGTCCCGGGCTTCAACGATATGCATCACCATTCGGTCGATGCCGATGATCCGTCCGGCGACCTGGCGCTGATGCTCGCCGAAGGTGTCACAGGTTTTCGGCAGATGTCCGGGTCGGACTCGCTGCTGCAGGAACGGCGCGAGAACCGATTGCCACTGACGCGCCTAGCCCCGCAATTGCTTGCTATGCCCGGGGCGGTTCTCACTCCGTTTAATGCCGGATCACCCGAGGCCGCACGGGCAGAAGTGAACAAACAGAAGGCGGAGGGCGCGGACTTCATCAAAATCGGGCTCGTCCCACCCGATGTTTTCTGGGCCGCGCTTGCGGAGGCAAAGAAGGTCGGCCTGCCCGCCGTCGGGCACCTGCAGGTCGGGGTCGATCCGGTACGTGCTTCACGCGAAGGCTTCCGCTCCATTGAGCACCTGGGACCCGGCGCACCGATCTGGATCGCCTGTTCCAAGAACAGAGAAGCACTGTTTGCCGAAGCGGCAGCCCATCCTGCGATCAAGGCACCTCCCTTTCATATCCCGTTTCTAGAGGCGATCGTGGCCTGGCGTTTCAGGACGATCGGGGTGAATCCCGCAGCCTTCGCCAGTCCTGACGACATCGCCCGGCTCCAGCGCGCTTTAGATTCATATGACGCGAGCCGTTGTCGCGCGCTCGCCGAGCAGTTCCGCAGAAACAATAGCTGGCAAGTCCCCACCCTGGTCAGGCTTCGCACGCAGCAGCTTGCCGACGATCCCGCCTATCAGGTCGATCCGTCTCTGCGGTACATGCCGCAGGAGAACATTGATCGTTGGCGCGGGGTTTTGGAACGCTTCAAGGGTCTGCCCGCCCCAATGCTCGCCACCCTTCGTTCGGCCTACGCGCGTAATCTGGCGTTGACGAAGCTCTTTTCGGACGCAGGTGTGCCGATGATGGCGGGGACCGATTTCGGGGGGCTGGCGTCCCCTGGCATGACGCTGCAGCTGGAATTTGTCGAGCTCGCACGCGCAGGCATCTCGCCACTTAAGGTGCTGCAGATGACAACTACCAACCCCGCCATTTTCCTCGGTCGTACCAAGTCGATGGGACTGGTGGCGGACGGATATGATGCCGACCTTGTTCTGCTCGATGCCAATCCGCTCGACAGCGTAGGCAATCTCCGAAGCATCGCCGGGGTTGTGCGCGCCGGATATTACTACTCGGCGGCTGATCTCAACATTTTGCGCGACCGGATTGCGCGTAGACGCGGCACCCTGAAGTGA
- a CDS encoding TonB-dependent receptor, whose protein sequence is MKIKLAASTSMLLLATSAFAQTADTQTSGDTAGVGDIVVTAQRRSESLQKVPLSVNAVTADTLSARNINGLDQLPLVAPSLQVGLLGNYSIRGVGTLANSSSVDSSVAVAIDEVNLGQPGLAVNLFNDVQRVEVLNGPQGLLFGRNSSAGLMNIVTAKPELGRTENIFNVEGGSRDKPGAPGSARYVIARETINVPLGKSTALRVNGFYSYAEPVTTLTKISSQRQDENQRQYGVRGKLLSDLSDRLSLYVIGEYAESHGGNSTNAFTSVGPAAGSLIRPVLVTDGITAAADNFLVSGTGAYYRDRLNVGLQGTLSYDLGEGWNISNIAAWKRFKDTTRFDIDQTSANILDTNLVDTNYTQFSNELRLTLPNGKRLGGQVGLYYFDAQSVRGLLTSGNFNVPAVAQPNAPFCVGVGLVTPGCTTRNLFFIGRDINYVLDNKSYAAFGQLTYELTDGLQLIAGGRVTRDELHIVQSQGQNNYFRSLSVRATFDQSSANTDFSYKVGAQYQATPNIMAYATYGRGYKGPGANDAGATVTANLIVQPETSSTFEAGLKSSFLDRRLIVNVALFHSKFKNFQTQSFNAAVTAFVIQNAAALTSQGGELTIIANPFRGLTINANASYIDSKFDSFPGAQCYPGQPTTGCSTTGSFDASGFKTPTTPQFTSTFQARYETDIGGGASAFIDGNWYHRSSINYNINAAPGSAVGPLDIFGASVGLKVEGMQFSVFCKNCTNKKYPLFIAADPIDATVNNATFESSFGPDSVRTIGLAGTFRF, encoded by the coding sequence ATGAAAATCAAGTTGGCTGCGAGCACCTCAATGTTGCTTCTTGCGACGTCGGCATTTGCTCAGACTGCTGATACGCAGACCAGTGGCGATACCGCCGGCGTGGGCGACATCGTCGTCACAGCGCAACGCCGCAGCGAGAGTCTCCAGAAGGTGCCTCTGTCCGTAAATGCAGTGACCGCAGATACGCTCAGCGCACGCAACATAAATGGCCTCGACCAGCTCCCCCTGGTCGCGCCCAGCTTGCAGGTTGGGCTTCTCGGAAATTACTCGATCCGCGGCGTGGGCACGCTGGCAAATTCGAGTTCTGTCGATTCCAGTGTTGCTGTCGCCATTGATGAGGTCAATCTTGGCCAGCCCGGCTTGGCAGTCAATCTGTTCAACGATGTTCAGCGCGTCGAGGTGCTGAACGGCCCGCAGGGCCTGCTGTTCGGACGGAACTCCTCCGCCGGCCTCATGAACATCGTCACAGCTAAGCCCGAGCTTGGCCGTACCGAAAACATTTTCAATGTCGAAGGTGGATCGCGGGACAAACCCGGCGCGCCCGGCAGCGCCCGATATGTCATCGCGCGTGAGACGATCAATGTGCCGCTCGGCAAGTCGACCGCCCTGCGGGTCAACGGCTTCTATTCGTACGCGGAGCCGGTGACGACGCTGACGAAGATCAGTTCCCAGCGGCAAGATGAAAACCAGCGTCAATATGGCGTGCGCGGTAAGTTGCTGAGCGACCTCTCCGACCGTCTTTCGCTCTATGTTATCGGCGAATATGCGGAATCGCATGGCGGCAATTCAACGAACGCTTTCACCTCGGTAGGTCCGGCGGCAGGGTCGCTCATCCGGCCCGTTCTGGTCACGGATGGGATCACCGCGGCCGCCGATAACTTTCTGGTGTCCGGTACGGGTGCCTATTACCGGGACCGCCTGAACGTCGGCTTACAGGGGACGCTCAGCTACGATCTCGGGGAGGGCTGGAACATCAGCAATATTGCCGCGTGGAAGCGTTTCAAGGACACCACCCGTTTCGATATCGACCAGACGTCTGCCAATATTCTGGATACAAACCTGGTGGATACCAACTACACCCAGTTCTCGAATGAACTTCGCCTGACCCTACCGAACGGCAAGCGGCTTGGCGGCCAGGTTGGCCTGTATTATTTCGATGCGCAGAGCGTTCGGGGCCTGCTCACGTCTGGCAATTTCAACGTGCCAGCGGTCGCACAGCCAAATGCCCCATTCTGCGTCGGTGTTGGCCTCGTCACGCCCGGCTGCACGACGCGCAACCTGTTTTTTATCGGGCGCGACATCAATTACGTGCTCGACAACAAGAGCTATGCGGCATTTGGGCAGTTGACCTACGAGCTCACCGACGGGCTGCAGCTGATTGCCGGCGGGCGCGTAACCCGCGACGAACTCCACATCGTGCAATCGCAGGGGCAGAACAATTACTTCCGCTCGCTGAGCGTCCGTGCGACGTTCGACCAGTCATCCGCCAATACCGACTTCAGCTACAAGGTGGGGGCACAATACCAGGCGACGCCGAACATCATGGCCTATGCCACCTATGGCCGCGGCTATAAGGGACCCGGCGCGAACGATGCCGGCGCCACGGTTACCGCGAACCTTATCGTGCAGCCGGAGACTTCGAGTACCTTCGAGGCGGGCCTCAAGTCGAGCTTTTTGGACCGTCGTCTGATCGTCAACGTTGCGCTGTTCCATAGCAAGTTCAAGAACTTCCAGACCCAGTCGTTCAACGCGGCTGTCACAGCGTTTGTCATCCAAAATGCTGCGGCTCTCACTAGCCAAGGTGGCGAGCTAACCATTATCGCAAACCCATTTCGTGGACTGACGATCAACGCAAATGCGTCTTACATTGACTCCAAGTTCGACTCATTCCCGGGCGCCCAATGTTATCCGGGGCAGCCGACAACGGGCTGCTCCACCACGGGCTCATTCGACGCCTCTGGCTTCAAGACCCCTACGACGCCGCAATTTACGTCTACTTTCCAGGCCAGGTATGAAACGGATATCGGCGGTGGTGCATCTGCGTTCATCGACGGCAACTGGTATCATCGCTCGTCCATCAACTATAACATTAACGCAGCTCCAGGTTCGGCTGTTGGACCACTGGACATCTTCGGCGCAAGCGTCGGCCTAAAGGTCGAAGGCATGCAGTTCTCGGTATTCTGCAAGAACTGCACGAACAAGAAGTACCCTCTCTTCATCGCAGCCGATCCGATCGACGCAACGGTCAACAACGCGACATTCGAGTCGTCATTTGGGCCCGACTCGGTACGGACGATTGGGCTGGCAGGTACCTTCCGCTTCTGA
- a CDS encoding VOC family protein, producing MLEISLDQAEASVLDPRMRPSSNPLVKVWDIASVEFGRPDLDKALSFLNDFGLTLDCRDADTAFLSGLSGYGPCYILRRTDTPCFRGIGLVVRTLEELDRVATLPGASAVEQACGWGEGKQVRLTDPAGFPVRVVQGPRHETPAPRHSLVQNLELPRSRVNAMQRPPLGAATVLRLGHAVLSVVDFFRCVRWYMDNFGLLPTDVQTIGDSDPALVFMRCDRGDTPADHHTVVLVQNVANQYSHSAFECMDLDDIAMGQEHLLSNGWKHAWGVGRHLLGSQIFDYWRDPWGDKIEHFADSDMFTANHPADVTPLTTGGLYQWGPPVPSDFEAPKLTPAFLWKAIRNVRRSDEMTFTRAKKLLKAIGDKPRPWVGKH from the coding sequence ATGCTTGAGATCAGTTTAGATCAGGCGGAAGCGTCGGTGCTCGACCCCCGCATGCGCCCAAGCAGCAATCCACTGGTCAAGGTGTGGGATATCGCCAGTGTAGAATTCGGCCGCCCAGATTTGGACAAGGCATTGTCCTTCCTCAACGATTTTGGTTTAACCCTTGATTGTCGTGATGCGGACACTGCTTTCTTGAGCGGTTTGTCTGGCTACGGGCCTTGTTACATCCTTCGCCGAACGGACACGCCCTGCTTTCGCGGGATTGGACTGGTCGTTCGCACGCTGGAAGAACTCGACCGCGTAGCGACGCTACCGGGCGCCTCAGCCGTGGAGCAGGCTTGCGGTTGGGGCGAAGGCAAACAAGTGCGGCTGACTGATCCTGCCGGTTTCCCGGTGCGGGTGGTGCAGGGCCCTCGGCATGAGACTCCCGCTCCTCGTCATTCGCTTGTCCAGAACCTCGAACTCCCGAGAAGTCGGGTGAACGCCATGCAACGCCCTCCGCTTGGTGCAGCTACCGTGCTGCGCCTCGGTCATGCGGTGCTGTCTGTCGTCGACTTCTTTAGGTGCGTCCGCTGGTACATGGACAATTTCGGGTTGTTGCCGACCGACGTGCAGACAATTGGCGACAGCGATCCGGCATTGGTCTTCATGCGCTGCGACCGAGGGGATACGCCAGCGGATCACCACACGGTGGTGCTGGTTCAGAATGTCGCCAACCAATACAGCCACAGTGCTTTTGAATGCATGGATCTCGACGACATTGCGATGGGCCAAGAGCACCTGTTGTCCAACGGCTGGAAGCACGCCTGGGGCGTGGGTCGGCATCTCCTTGGCAGCCAGATTTTTGACTATTGGCGCGATCCTTGGGGGGACAAGATCGAGCATTTTGCAGACAGCGATATGTTCACTGCGAACCACCCAGCAGACGTAACGCCGTTGACGACGGGGGGACTGTACCAATGGGGTCCGCCAGTGCCTTCCGACTTTGAAGCGCCGAAGCTAACGCCCGCTTTCCTTTGGAAGGCGATCCGCAACGTACGCCGCAGCGACGAGATGACCTTCACGCGCGCAAAGAAGCTGCTCAAGGCGATAGGTGACAAGCCGCGGCCTTGGGTAGGCAAGCACTGA
- a CDS encoding glycoside hydrolase family 1 protein, with protein MMAVPLPTSAAVPHRAFPKGFLWGASMAGHQVEGNDVNSDYWVLESVKPTVFAEPVGDACDFYHRYADDAALTAQLGLNCLRFSLEWSRIEPEPGNFSIAELDHYARVLEAVRSHGLAPFVTFSHFTVPRWFAARGGFEERDAPQFFARFVEKVTRHLGHFIHTAATFNEPNLINTVFWRKDLRAELPTIDPMVAAAAKASGSDRFVSYLLGDETKMQPVLKQAHFEAMRAAKAECPNLPIGVTLAMQDDQAPAELLNARRRACYDGWLEVADKSDFLGIQVYTRGQVGPQGELPPPLGAERTQMGYEFYPQALGPVVRYAASKVRKPIFITENGVGTEDDARRIVYIDSALRALRDCLNDGIDVRGYLHWSLLDNYEWLYGYRPKFGLVAVDRTTFVRTPKPSAFHLGAIARRNAL; from the coding sequence ATGATGGCCGTCCCCTTGCCGACCAGTGCTGCTGTTCCGCACCGCGCATTTCCCAAGGGGTTCCTGTGGGGCGCGTCCATGGCTGGTCATCAAGTGGAGGGAAACGACGTCAACTCCGACTATTGGGTGCTGGAATCCGTGAAACCTACGGTCTTTGCCGAACCGGTCGGCGACGCCTGCGACTTTTATCACCGTTACGCCGACGACGCTGCGCTAACCGCTCAGCTCGGCTTGAACTGCCTCCGTTTTAGTCTCGAATGGTCCCGGATTGAGCCAGAGCCAGGGAATTTTTCCATTGCCGAACTCGACCATTACGCCCGCGTGCTCGAGGCAGTCCGCAGTCATGGTCTCGCACCGTTCGTCACCTTCAGCCACTTTACTGTCCCACGCTGGTTTGCTGCACGTGGCGGCTTCGAGGAGCGCGACGCACCGCAGTTCTTCGCCCGGTTCGTGGAGAAAGTCACACGCCACTTGGGGCATTTCATACACACCGCGGCAACGTTCAACGAGCCCAACCTCATCAACACGGTCTTTTGGCGTAAAGATCTGCGCGCCGAACTTCCAACCATCGACCCGATGGTTGCGGCGGCGGCAAAGGCGTCGGGCTCGGACCGCTTCGTGAGCTATCTGCTGGGGGACGAGACGAAAATGCAACCGGTCCTGAAGCAGGCGCATTTCGAAGCAATGCGCGCTGCCAAAGCAGAGTGTCCGAATCTGCCGATCGGTGTGACTTTGGCGATGCAGGATGATCAGGCGCCTGCCGAGTTGCTTAACGCGCGCCGCCGGGCCTGTTACGACGGCTGGCTGGAAGTAGCCGACAAGTCTGACTTCCTAGGAATCCAGGTCTACACTCGCGGACAAGTCGGGCCGCAAGGCGAGCTGCCGCCGCCGCTAGGCGCGGAGCGCACGCAGATGGGTTACGAATTCTATCCTCAGGCGCTGGGGCCTGTGGTTCGCTACGCAGCGTCCAAAGTCCGCAAACCCATCTTTATCACTGAGAACGGCGTCGGCACGGAGGATGACGCGCGGCGCATCGTTTATATCGACAGCGCGCTTCGTGCGCTTCGCGACTGCCTGAATGATGGAATTGACGTCCGCGGCTATCTACACTGGTCGCTGCTGGACAACTACGAGTGGCTGTATGGCTACCGCCCGAAATTTGGACTCGTTGCGGTCGACCGAACTACTTTCGTTCGGACCCCAAAGCCAAGTGCATTCCATCTCGGCGCCATTGCCCGCCGCAACGCGCTGTAG
- a CDS encoding aldose epimerase family protein, which yields MKMLLKALFPLVVICLSLAAAPASAGEARKSIFGKLLDGRVVVAVTLTNLRGVSANVIAYGASLQSLVMPDRKGRKADVALGYDNIGDYLSKPQYFGATVGRFANRLAAGRFSLDGQSFQTPINNGKNALHGGTIGFDKVLWDVVSVKSGPVSLVTLRYVSPNDDQGYPGTMTVNATYSLDERNNLTIDYTATTDHTTIANITNHAYWNLSGEGSSNGAMGLIVTIPANTYLPTDDGAIPYGEARSVAGTPFDFRTPRAVGDRVRDVREKQIGWARGYDHNWVIGRKVTPEQHLMAKVYDPTSGRGFELWSNQPGLQFYSGNFLDGTTSGKAKKVYREGDAIVLEPQIFPDSPNQIGYPNARLEPGQTYHNSITYRLTTLR from the coding sequence ATGAAGATGTTACTGAAGGCGCTTTTCCCGCTTGTGGTCATCTGCCTGTCGCTTGCTGCCGCACCTGCTTCCGCGGGCGAGGCGCGAAAATCGATATTTGGAAAACTTCTGGATGGTCGCGTCGTGGTGGCGGTAACGCTTACCAATTTGCGCGGCGTGTCTGCCAACGTCATCGCTTACGGCGCAAGTTTGCAGTCATTGGTGATGCCGGATCGAAAAGGCAGGAAAGCCGACGTTGCACTGGGCTATGACAATATCGGCGACTATCTCTCTAAGCCGCAATATTTTGGCGCGACTGTCGGCAGGTTCGCCAATCGCCTCGCCGCAGGCCGCTTCAGCCTAGACGGGCAATCCTTTCAGACCCCGATCAACAACGGCAAGAATGCACTGCACGGCGGCACCATCGGCTTCGACAAGGTTTTATGGGACGTCGTATCCGTGAAGAGCGGCCCAGTCTCATTGGTAACGCTGCGCTACGTCAGTCCGAACGATGACCAGGGCTACCCTGGAACGATGACTGTCAATGCAACCTATTCGCTCGACGAGCGCAACAATCTGACGATCGACTATACAGCAACTACCGACCATACGACGATCGCCAACATTACCAACCATGCTTATTGGAATCTGTCCGGTGAAGGTTCTTCGAATGGCGCAATGGGTTTAATCGTCACAATCCCGGCCAACACTTATTTGCCCACCGACGACGGGGCGATCCCTTACGGAGAGGCTAGGTCCGTTGCAGGCACCCCCTTCGATTTCCGTACCCCTCGCGCTGTGGGCGACCGAGTCCGCGACGTGCGTGAAAAGCAGATCGGCTGGGCACGTGGCTACGACCACAACTGGGTGATTGGACGGAAAGTTACGCCCGAGCAGCACCTGATGGCCAAAGTTTACGACCCGACCTCAGGGCGTGGCTTTGAGTTGTGGTCGAACCAGCCGGGGCTACAGTTTTATTCGGGCAACTTCCTCGATGGTACGACCAGCGGCAAAGCAAAGAAGGTCTACCGCGAAGGTGATGCCATCGTGTTGGAACCACAGATATTCCCCGATTCTCCCAATCAGATTGGATATCCAAACGCCCGGCTCGAACCTGGTCAGACCTACCACAACTCCATAACCTACCGTCTGACTACCCTGCGCTGA
- the xylA gene encoding xylose isomerase encodes MPASYFADIAPIQYEGPEATSQLAYRYYDKSRVVMGKTMEEHLRMAVCYWHTFCWDGFDVFGAGTFNRPWHGGALDQAAADHKMDEAFEFFTRLGLPYFCFHDVDAMAQAHTIQEHVANFAVTVDNLEKKMAETGIKLLWGTANLFSHPRYMAGGATNPDPEVVRFAATQVRHCLDATNRLGGENYVLWGGREGYDTILNTDIRHEKEQLGRFLKMVVEHKHKIGFKGTILIEPKPHEPTKHQYDFDVDTIYGFLLHHGLEKEVKVNIEANHATLSGHSFEHEIASAVGLGIMGSIDMNRGDPQNGWDTDQFPNDVREITTALYYILQGGGLGTGGNNFDSKVRRQSIDPVDLFYGHVGAVDVLARGLLNAAALIEAGELSGFVADRYAGWKSGVGKAILDGSTSLEALSDAAVADGVSPKPKSGRQEYLENIITRYT; translated from the coding sequence ATGCCCGCCAGTTATTTCGCCGATATCGCGCCGATCCAATACGAGGGACCCGAAGCGACCAGCCAGCTCGCCTATCGTTATTACGACAAGTCGCGTGTCGTCATGGGCAAGACCATGGAAGAGCACCTCCGCATGGCGGTATGCTATTGGCATACATTCTGCTGGGACGGCTTCGACGTGTTCGGCGCGGGCACGTTCAACCGCCCGTGGCACGGCGGCGCGCTCGACCAGGCGGCGGCCGACCACAAGATGGACGAAGCCTTCGAGTTCTTCACCCGCCTCGGCCTGCCCTATTTCTGCTTCCACGACGTCGATGCGATGGCACAGGCCCACACAATTCAGGAGCACGTCGCCAATTTTGCCGTCACCGTCGACAATCTCGAAAAGAAGATGGCCGAGACCGGCATCAAGCTGCTTTGGGGCACCGCGAACCTGTTCAGTCACCCACGCTACATGGCGGGCGGCGCGACCAACCCCGATCCCGAAGTCGTACGCTTTGCCGCGACGCAGGTGCGCCATTGCCTCGACGCGACGAACCGTCTGGGCGGCGAAAACTATGTGCTGTGGGGCGGTCGCGAGGGCTATGACACCATTCTCAACACCGACATCCGCCATGAAAAGGAGCAGCTCGGCCGCTTCCTCAAGATGGTCGTCGAACACAAGCACAAGATCGGCTTCAAGGGCACGATCCTGATCGAACCCAAGCCGCATGAGCCGACCAAGCACCAGTACGACTTCGACGTCGACACCATCTATGGCTTCCTGCTGCACCACGGCCTCGAGAAAGAGGTCAAGGTCAACATCGAGGCAAACCACGCGACCCTGTCGGGCCACAGCTTCGAACACGAGATCGCGAGCGCGGTCGGCCTCGGCATTATGGGGTCGATCGACATGAACCGTGGCGATCCGCAGAACGGCTGGGACACCGACCAGTTTCCCAATGATGTCCGCGAAATCACGACGGCGCTCTACTACATCCTGCAGGGCGGCGGTCTCGGCACCGGCGGCAACAATTTCGATTCGAAGGTGCGTCGCCAGAGCATCGACCCGGTCGATCTGTTCTACGGCCATGTCGGCGCGGTGGACGTCCTCGCACGCGGGTTGCTCAACGCGGCAGCTCTGATCGAAGCCGGCGAACTCTCGGGCTTTGTCGCGGACCGCTATGCAGGCTGGAAATCGGGTGTCGGCAAGGCGATCCTCGATGGCTCGACCAGCCTCGAGGCACTCTCCGATGCGGCTGTCGCCGATGGCGTCAGTCCGAAACCGAAGTCGGGCCGTCAGGAATATCTCGAAAACATCATCACCCGCTACACCTGA